Proteins encoded by one window of Tunturibacter psychrotolerans:
- the dapA gene encoding 4-hydroxy-tetrahydrodipicolinate synthase, with amino-acid sequence MELMGCGTALVTPFRRDGSVDEPALHALVTWQIESGIDFLVPCGTTGEASTLTEVEWLRAIEVVIAAAAGRVPVFAGCTHNSTHEAVARVRKLSQVHGLTGVLSANPYYNRPGQEGQYQHFKAIAEATELPVLLYNIPSRTGANLEPATMLRLAELKNVIGVKESSGNIAQITELLTTAPRSFKVFVGDDGLALPVLALGGAGLVSVASNVIPGQMSRMVKAALENDWVDARRINRQFFRLMQAHFWEASPAPVKAVLHMLGRGEDVLRLPMVPVSDATRRRLERMIGELGMLVGVPATGEDLRMF; translated from the coding sequence ATGGAATTGATGGGTTGTGGAACGGCGCTGGTAACTCCCTTTCGCAGGGATGGCAGTGTAGACGAGCCTGCGCTGCATGCGCTGGTGACGTGGCAGATCGAGAGTGGAATCGACTTTCTTGTTCCGTGCGGGACGACGGGGGAAGCCTCGACACTGACTGAGGTGGAGTGGCTGCGGGCGATTGAGGTCGTGATTGCAGCAGCGGCGGGGCGGGTTCCGGTTTTCGCGGGCTGCACGCACAACTCGACCCATGAGGCTGTGGCGCGGGTGCGAAAACTGTCACAGGTGCATGGGCTGACGGGCGTGCTGAGCGCCAATCCTTACTACAATCGGCCGGGGCAGGAGGGGCAGTATCAACACTTCAAAGCAATCGCGGAGGCGACGGAGCTCCCGGTGTTGCTGTACAACATTCCTTCGCGGACGGGTGCGAACCTGGAACCGGCGACGATGCTTCGGCTGGCGGAGTTGAAGAACGTCATTGGAGTGAAGGAGTCGAGCGGGAATATTGCACAGATTACCGAGCTGCTGACGACGGCGCCGCGAAGCTTCAAGGTGTTTGTGGGAGATGATGGGCTCGCGTTGCCGGTGCTGGCGTTGGGTGGAGCGGGGTTGGTGTCGGTGGCTTCGAATGTGATCCCAGGGCAGATGTCGCGAATGGTAAAGGCGGCGCTGGAGAACGATTGGGTTGATGCGCGGAGGATCAATAGGCAGTTTTTCCGGCTGATGCAGGCGCATTTTTGGGAGGCTAGTCCTGCTCCGGTGAAGGCGGTGCTGCACATGCTGGGGCGTGGGGAGGATGTGCTGCGGCTGCCGATGGTGCCGGTGTCCGACGCGACGCGGAGACGACTGGAACGGATGATTGGTGAGCTGGGAATGCTGGTTGGGGTTCCGGCAACGGGCGAAGATCTGCGGATGTTTTAG